The Hypomesus transpacificus isolate Combined female chromosome 3, fHypTra1, whole genome shotgun sequence genome has a window encoding:
- the LOC124466253 gene encoding kinesin-like protein KIF3C, whose product MMSKPKHIESVRVVVRCRPFNRREITSSDNILELNGRLGQITIRNPKAPPEDFMKTFTFDAVYDGDSKQSDIYDDTVRPLVESVLQGFNGTIFAYGQTGTGKTYTMQGIVTDPERRGIVPNSFNHIFTQISRSQNQQYLVRASYLEIYQEEIRDLLRKDNSKKLELKENSEHGVYVKDLSSVVTKNVTEIEHVMNIGDQSRSMGFTQMNERSSRSHAIFVITVECSEMGTDGEDHIRVGKLNMVDLAGSERQSKTGAKGKRLKEAAKINLSLSALGNVISALVDGKSTHVPYRDSKLTRLLQDSLGGNTKTVMIATVGPASMNYEESLTTLRYANRAKNIKNKPRINEDPKDTLLREFQEEITRLKAQLEERGMLAKERRRRRRNSKRLSRCMSGLEEEEAFERDTVVWKAVEEERNVEHYMKKKGGTTDDKGINGNAELGAMEKMRPLVDKEKAMEVMQIEQEAIENIIEKFKTMESKLLVGGKNIIDHTNEQQKMLELKRQEIAEQIRHEREIQQQMLDQDEETGELRETFSSLQQEVDLKTKKLKRLYAKLQLVKAEIGDVSDEHVITRQELEQTQSELTRELKYKYLLIENFIPPEEKNKIMNRLSFDSEEDQWKFRSFIPSECKPAQVKRRPLSVVGLKRPTSQYAQIAAASGTPTRYQAENVMLLELDMTPPTMFTLNLNGAHLERAFSPRPMRSLLANVPLRERTTASRVRKSRSWYQAPRIVYSSSSSSLTGGAQSVSPPQRPASAVYHPTGSAVESSP is encoded by the exons ATGATGTCTAAACCAAAACACATCGAGTCGGTCAGGGTGGTGGTCCGATGCCGTCCCTTCAACCGAAGGGAGATAACGAGCAGTGACAACATCTTGGAGCTGAATGGCAGACTGGGGCAGATTACCATTCGAAATCCAAAAGCACCACCTGAGGATTTTATGAAAACATTTACGTTTGACGCTGTGTATGACGGGGACTCGAAGCAAAGCGACATTTATGATGACACGGTGAGACCTCTTGTGGAGTCTGTTTTGCAAGGTTTCAATGGAACTATATTTGCCTATGGACAAACTGGGACAGGTAAAACGTACACTATGCAAGGGATTGTAACAGAcccggagaggagagggattgtCCCAAATTCATTTAACCACATTTTTACCCAAATATCAAGGTCCCAAAACCAACAGTATTTGGTCAGAGCATCATACCTGGAGATTTATCAGGAAGAAATTAGAGACCTTCTTCGCAAGGACAACAGCAAGAAACTGGAGTTGAAGGAAAACTCAGAACACGGGGTTTACGTCAAAGATCTGTCCTCAGTCGTTACCAAGAACGTAACAGAGATAGAGCATGTGATGAACATTGGGGACCAGTCCAGGTCTATGGGTTTCACCCAAATGAATGAGCGCAGCTCGAGGTCTCATGCCATCTTTGTCATCACCGTGGAGTGCAGCGAGATGGGAACAGATGGTGAGGACCACATCCGCGTCGGCAAGCTCAACATGGTCGACCTGGCTGGCAGCGAACGTCAGAGCAAGACAGGTGCCAAAGGGAAGCGTCTGAAGGAAGCTGCCAAAATCAACCTGTCCCTCTCCGCCCTGGGGAACGTGATCTCCGCCCTGGTGGACGGAAAGAGCACCCACGTCCCGTACAGAGACTCCAAGTTGACCCGCTTGCTCCAAGACTCGTTGGGGGGCAACACCAAGACCGTCATGATAGCTACCGTGGGACCGGCCTCGATGAACTACGAAGAATCCTTGACTACCCTGAGATACGCCAACAGAGCCAAGAACATCAAGAACAAGCCTCGCATCAATGAGGATCCCAAGGATACCCTGCTGAGGGAGTTTCAGGAAGAGATCACGCGCCTCAAAGCCCAGCTGGAGGAGCGGGGTATGTTggcgaaggagaggaggaggaggaggaggaacagcaagAGGCTGAGTAGATGCATGTCAggattggaggaggaggaggcctttGAAAGGGACACGGTGGTGTGGAAGGCTGTAGAGGAGGAGCGGAATGTGGAGCACTACAtgaagaaaaagggagggaCCACTGACGATAAGGGGATCAATGGGAATGCAGAGCTGGGAGCCATGGAGAAGATGAGGCCCTTGGTTGACAAGGAGAAGGCGATGGAGGTTATGCAGATAGAGCAGGAGGCCATCGAAAACATAATTGAGAAATTTAag ACCATGGAGAGCAAGTTGTTAGTAGGAGGAAAGAATATCATTGACCACACCAATGAGCAGCAGAAAATGCTGGAATTAAAGAGGCAGGAGATTGCAGAGCAG ATAAGGCACGAGAGAGAGATCCAGCAGCAGATGTTGGATCAGGACGAGGAGACTGGGGAACTGAGGGAGACCTTCTCATCCCTGCAGCAGGAGGTGGATCTCAAGACCAAGAAGCTGAAGAGG CTGTACGCCAAGCTGCAGTTGGTGAAGGCCGAGATAGGAGATGTCAGTGATGAACACGTCATAACCAGACAGGAGCTTGAGCAAACACAAAGTGAACTGACAAGAGAACTGAAGTACAA GTATCTTTTGATTGAAAACTTCATACCTCCCGAGGAGAAGAACAAGATCATGAACAGGCTGAGCTTCGACAGTGAGGAGGACCAGTGGAAGTTCCGATCCTTCATCCCTTCAGAATG TAAACCTGCTCAAGTCAAGAGAAGACCTTTGTCTGTAGTGGGATTAAAGAGACCAACCAGCCAGTATGCCCAGATTGCTGCAGCTTCAGGAACACCAACTAGATATCAG GCTGAGAATGTAATGCTGTTGGAGCTCGACATGACCCCACCCACCATGTTTACACTGAACCTGAACGGGGCCCATCTGGAGCGTGCGTTCTCTCCCCGGCCAATGAGGAGTCTCCTGGCTAACGTTCCCCTCAGGGAGAGAACCACGGCTTCCCGCGTCAGGAAATCTAGATCATG gTATCAAGCACCACGCATTGTATACTCGTCgtcctccagctctctgacAGGGGGAGCCCAGAGCGTCTCTCCGCCTCAGAGACCTGCCTCCGCCGTCTACCACCCAACAGGGAGTGCTGTTGAGTCAAGCCCCTGA